In Halobaculum magnesiiphilum, the following proteins share a genomic window:
- a CDS encoding DUF4129 domain-containing protein, producing the protein MDRRTLVTAALALLAVLALGVAAATLDSATTTASDGFGAGSATDESGIGAEDEGAADLGGDGPSGEASLSVSICVEFLTRPGVQIALLAGVGLFLAAMYRTNRSWLLSGMFVSAALFPLGVLYLGLISCGSEPTDIAVGAAQSAVENASLLPSGGGSAGANAAGEALSAPTAIVGLLLVVAILGSVLLLFVSTGDDDDELADEPPEPPGPERRREVGARAGEAADRLESDADLENEVYRAWREMTGALAVENPRSTTPAEFAAAAVDAGMAREDVTALTDLFEAVRYGDEPATPEREREAVAALRRIEEAYADGDLPGDDAGGDTSPDGRHGGGGRR; encoded by the coding sequence GTGGACAGACGGACGTTGGTCACCGCGGCGTTGGCCCTCCTGGCGGTGCTCGCGCTTGGCGTCGCCGCCGCGACGCTCGACTCGGCGACGACGACCGCGAGCGACGGCTTCGGGGCGGGCTCCGCAACGGACGAGTCCGGCATCGGCGCCGAGGACGAGGGCGCCGCCGACCTCGGCGGCGACGGGCCGTCCGGGGAGGCGAGCCTCAGTGTGAGCATCTGCGTCGAGTTCCTCACCAGACCGGGCGTACAGATCGCCTTACTCGCGGGCGTCGGGCTGTTCCTCGCGGCGATGTACCGGACGAACCGCTCGTGGCTCCTCAGCGGCATGTTCGTCTCGGCGGCGCTGTTCCCGCTGGGCGTGCTGTACCTGGGGCTGATCTCCTGCGGGTCGGAGCCGACCGATATCGCCGTCGGCGCCGCCCAGTCGGCCGTCGAGAACGCCTCGCTACTCCCCTCCGGCGGCGGGTCCGCGGGCGCGAACGCCGCCGGCGAGGCGCTCTCGGCGCCGACGGCCATCGTCGGGCTGCTGTTGGTCGTCGCGATCCTCGGGAGCGTCCTCCTGCTGTTCGTCTCCACCGGCGACGACGACGACGAACTCGCCGACGAACCCCCGGAGCCGCCGGGCCCCGAGCGCCGGCGCGAGGTCGGCGCCCGCGCGGGCGAGGCGGCCGACCGATTGGAGTCCGACGCCGACCTGGAGAACGAGGTGTACCGCGCGTGGCGCGAGATGACGGGCGCGCTGGCGGTCGAGAACCCCCGGTCGACGACGCCCGCGGAGTTCGCGGCCGCGGCCGTCGACGCCGGGATGGCCCGCGAGGACGTGACCGCGCTCACGGACCTGTTCGAGGCCGTTCGCTACGGCGACGAACCGGCGACCCCCGAGCGCGAGCGCGAGGCCGTCGCCGCGTTGCGCCGGATCGAGGAGGCGTACGCCGACGGCGACCTCCCGGGCGACGACGCCGGCGGCGACACGAGTCCCGACGGCCGACACGGCGGGGGTGGCCGGCGGTGA
- a CDS encoding DUF7269 family protein — protein sequence MRAVAALGVAAVAFGFVVVVQRGLAGLFDLTYVFVTGAGVLALVQGIRYANEARTVEHRATETGDPEDRYEVPVPGDDDDELISRGGFSRASIKRRREFHHHLREVAEETLRARGDYADGEVADAVDDGTWTDDPVAAWFLGTDISPPPRARLRRLLGADAEFRYGVVHTVDALSAAGAEGGALDTLSGVDR from the coding sequence GTGAGAGCCGTCGCCGCCCTCGGCGTCGCCGCGGTCGCGTTCGGCTTCGTGGTCGTCGTCCAGCGCGGGCTCGCGGGGCTGTTCGACCTGACGTACGTGTTCGTCACCGGCGCGGGCGTGCTCGCGCTCGTGCAGGGGATCCGGTACGCGAACGAGGCCCGCACGGTCGAGCACCGCGCCACCGAGACGGGCGATCCCGAGGACCGCTACGAGGTGCCCGTCCCCGGCGACGACGACGACGAACTGATCTCCCGTGGGGGGTTCTCCCGCGCCAGCATCAAGCGCCGCCGGGAGTTCCACCATCACCTCCGTGAGGTCGCCGAGGAGACGCTTCGCGCCCGCGGCGACTACGCGGACGGCGAGGTCGCCGACGCCGTCGACGACGGCACCTGGACGGACGACCCGGTCGCCGCGTGGTTCCTCGGAACGGACATCTCCCCGCCACCGAGAGCGCGCCTGCGGCGGCTGCTCGGCGCGGACGCGGAGTTCCGCTACGGCGTCGTCCACACCGTCGACGCGCTCTCGGCCGCCGGCGCCGAGGGCGGCGCCCTCGATACGCTCTCGGGGGTGGATCGGTGA
- a CDS encoding DUF58 domain-containing protein produces MSERVSRDRGSADGSTGANGRNADPLGRIRPRGVVPTGRWTGMAALALLPVGLGVLLRHPPLLLVGALGVAFAAYARGDSAPDIDVTIERDLSDPTPDPGEEVTVTLRVRNEGDGVLPDLRLVDGVPAALATDAPARLGTALRPGRTATVSYRVTAIRGVHEWDPVHVLARNPSGSRERDARLDAGGATTLRCTPELEASASLPLRGLTTVYSGRVPTDVGGSGIEFHSTREYRHGDPAKRVNWARYARSGELSTLEFREERAATVVVCIDAREEAYLAPDAESPNAVERSVEAASQAVPALLDSGDRVGVAAFGPGDCRLDPGVGDDHAARARELLATHPALAPTPTDERFLPTTWVRRFRRWLPADAQVLFCTPLPDDYAATVARRLDAYGHAVTVISPDSTADDTPGHRLAGIERANRLSRLRSAGIRVIDWGEESLATELERAAARWSR; encoded by the coding sequence GTGAGCGAACGCGTCTCTCGGGACCGGGGATCGGCCGACGGGTCCACCGGCGCGAACGGCCGCAACGCCGACCCGCTCGGCCGGATCCGCCCGCGCGGCGTCGTACCGACGGGGCGGTGGACGGGGATGGCCGCGCTGGCGCTCCTCCCCGTCGGGCTCGGCGTCCTGCTGCGACATCCGCCGCTCCTGTTGGTCGGCGCCCTTGGCGTCGCCTTCGCCGCGTACGCCCGCGGCGATTCCGCGCCGGACATCGACGTGACGATCGAGCGCGACCTCTCGGATCCGACCCCCGACCCGGGCGAGGAGGTGACCGTCACGCTGCGCGTCCGCAACGAGGGCGACGGCGTGCTCCCGGACCTCCGGCTGGTCGACGGCGTGCCGGCGGCGCTGGCGACGGACGCCCCCGCGCGGCTCGGTACCGCGCTGCGACCCGGGCGGACGGCGACGGTCAGCTACCGCGTGACGGCGATCCGGGGCGTCCACGAGTGGGACCCGGTCCACGTGCTCGCGCGCAATCCCAGCGGCTCGCGCGAGCGCGACGCCCGGCTGGACGCCGGGGGCGCGACGACGCTCCGGTGTACGCCGGAGCTGGAGGCGTCGGCGTCGCTGCCCCTCCGTGGGCTTACGACCGTCTACTCGGGGCGCGTGCCCACGGACGTGGGCGGGTCCGGGATCGAGTTCCACTCCACGCGGGAGTACCGCCACGGCGACCCCGCCAAGCGAGTGAACTGGGCCCGGTACGCCCGCAGCGGCGAGCTCTCGACGCTGGAGTTCCGCGAGGAGCGCGCGGCGACGGTCGTCGTCTGCATCGACGCCCGCGAGGAGGCGTACCTCGCGCCGGACGCGGAGTCGCCCAACGCCGTCGAGCGGAGCGTCGAGGCGGCCTCGCAGGCGGTGCCCGCGCTGCTGGACAGCGGCGACCGCGTCGGCGTCGCCGCGTTCGGCCCCGGCGACTGCCGGCTCGACCCCGGCGTCGGCGACGACCACGCCGCCCGCGCCCGCGAGCTGCTGGCGACCCACCCCGCGCTGGCGCCGACGCCGACCGACGAGCGCTTCCTCCCGACGACGTGGGTGCGTCGCTTCCGACGGTGGCTCCCCGCGGACGCGCAGGTGTTGTTCTGCACGCCCCTGCCCGACGACTACGCCGCGACGGTCGCCCGCCGGCTCGACGCCTACGGCCACGCGGTCACGGTGATCTCCCCGGACTCGACGGCCGACGACACGCCGGGCCACCGCCTCGCCGGCATCGAGCGGGCGAATCGGCTCTCGCGGCTCCGCTCGGCCGGCATCCGCGTGATCGACTGGGGAGAGGAGTCGCTGGCGACCGAGTTGGAGCGCGCGGCCGCGCGGTGGTCGCGATGA
- a CDS encoding DUF7519 family protein, giving the protein MTVTRKPPRLGVALAALASALGAAALGLTSPPAGGLGAAGVALVAVGTLVGSRRVLGAGAAALATGVLLAGGVSGAGPGTLLVGGLAAALSWDLGEHALGLGEQLGRETDVTRNVATHAAGSVAVGAVAAAVSFGVYVAAAGGQPVVALVFLLVGAIALVSAVR; this is encoded by the coding sequence ATGACGGTCACGCGCAAGCCGCCCCGGCTGGGCGTCGCGCTCGCGGCGCTGGCGTCGGCCCTCGGCGCGGCGGCGCTCGGGCTCACGTCGCCCCCGGCTGGCGGTCTCGGCGCGGCCGGCGTCGCGCTCGTCGCCGTCGGCACGCTCGTCGGATCGCGGCGCGTGCTGGGTGCCGGCGCGGCGGCGCTCGCGACGGGCGTCCTGCTGGCCGGCGGGGTCTCGGGGGCCGGGCCGGGAACGCTGCTCGTCGGCGGCCTCGCGGCGGCGCTGTCATGGGATCTGGGCGAGCACGCGCTCGGGCTCGGGGAACAACTGGGTCGCGAGACGGACGTGACCAGAAACGTCGCGACCCACGCGGCCGGCTCGGTCGCCGTCGGCGCCGTCGCCGCCGCGGTGTCGTTCGGCGTCTACGTCGCCGCCGCGGGCGGACAGCCGGTCGTCGCGCTCGTGTTCCTGCTGGTCGGGGCGATCGCGTTGGTGAGCGCGGTTCGGTGA
- a CDS encoding AAA family ATPase, producing MDVPDASAACEDVLDTLRAAIVADDAFFEDILLGLLSRGHVLIEDVPGTGKTLTARSMATALGLSFSRVQFTPDLLPSDVTGTTVYDEGTAEFEFSEGPIFANVVLADEINRAPPKTQAALLEAMEEEQVTVDGTTYELPEPFFLIATQNPVEQSGNFPLPEAQLDRFTVKTSMGYPDLDGEIELLRRRAGRGEQDPSVDPVLDEGRVLGAREAPESVRVHDDLLEYMAAVTRATRGDRRVEVGVSPRGTQRLFETARAAATLAGREYVTPDDVKRVATPVLAHRLVLTPDAKVDDVAKTDVLRAVLDRVEVPTVRDAETGTEPAE from the coding sequence ATGGACGTTCCCGACGCGAGCGCGGCCTGCGAGGACGTGCTCGACACCCTCCGCGCCGCGATCGTCGCCGACGACGCCTTCTTCGAGGACATCCTCCTGGGCCTGCTCTCCCGCGGGCACGTGCTCATCGAGGACGTGCCCGGCACGGGCAAGACGCTCACCGCGCGGTCGATGGCGACGGCGCTGGGGCTGTCGTTCTCGCGCGTGCAGTTCACCCCGGATCTCCTCCCCTCGGACGTGACCGGCACCACCGTCTACGACGAGGGCACCGCGGAGTTCGAGTTCTCGGAGGGGCCGATCTTCGCGAACGTCGTCCTCGCCGACGAGATCAACCGCGCGCCGCCGAAGACGCAGGCGGCGCTGCTGGAGGCGATGGAGGAAGAGCAGGTGACCGTCGACGGCACGACCTACGAGCTCCCGGAGCCGTTCTTCCTCATCGCGACCCAGAACCCCGTCGAGCAGTCGGGGAACTTCCCGCTGCCGGAGGCGCAACTCGACCGGTTCACGGTGAAAACGTCGATGGGCTACCCGGATCTCGACGGGGAGATCGAGCTCCTGCGCCGCCGCGCCGGCCGCGGCGAACAGGACCCGAGCGTCGATCCGGTGCTCGACGAAGGGCGGGTGCTGGGGGCCCGCGAGGCCCCCGAGTCCGTCCGCGTCCACGACGACCTGCTGGAGTACATGGCCGCCGTGACGCGCGCCACCCGGGGGGACCGACGCGTCGAGGTCGGGGTGTCCCCTCGGGGCACCCAACGGCTGTTCGAGACGGCTCGGGCGGCGGCGACGCTCGCGGGCCGCGAGTACGTCACGCCCGACGACGTGAAGCGCGTCGCGACGCCGGTGCTCGCGCACCGACTGGTGCTCACGCCGGACGCGAAGGTCGACGACGTGGCGAAGACCGACGTGCTCCGAGCCGTGCTCGACCGCGTCGAGGTGCCGACCGTTCGCGACGCCGAAACCGGGACGGAGCCCGCGGAGTAG
- a CDS encoding redoxin domain-containing protein, translating into MVSQGDAAPTFTATYKGSDHESFDLDDHLGEGPVVLAFFPGAFTPPCSNEMVALREHHADLAAADATLFGVSADSAFSQGAFADEYDLEFDLVSDMAGDAIEAYDLSMDIPDLGLYDVANRAVFVLDDDGRVAYDWVADDPTNEPDYGELLAAVEDA; encoded by the coding sequence ATGGTGTCGCAAGGAGACGCCGCGCCGACGTTCACCGCGACGTACAAGGGTAGCGACCACGAGTCGTTCGACCTCGACGACCACCTCGGCGAGGGGCCGGTCGTGCTCGCGTTCTTCCCCGGCGCGTTCACGCCGCCGTGCTCCAACGAGATGGTCGCCCTGCGGGAGCACCACGCCGACCTCGCGGCCGCCGACGCGACGCTGTTCGGCGTGAGCGCCGACTCGGCGTTCTCACAGGGCGCGTTCGCCGACGAGTACGATCTCGAGTTCGACCTCGTCAGCGACATGGCCGGTGACGCCATCGAGGCGTACGACCTCTCGATGGACATCCCAGATCTCGGGCTGTACGACGTCGCCAACCGCGCCGTGTTCGTTCTCGACGACGACGGACGGGTCGCCTACGACTGGGTCGCCGACGACCCCACGAACGAACCCGACTACGGGGAGTTGCTGGCGGCCGTCGAGGACGCCTGA
- a CDS encoding DUF192 domain-containing protein: MRVIHRSAAIDPENEAPSAPREHVLATDVDVADSFGSQARGLMFRRSVPDDYALVFPFEEADSRSLHMLFVPFAIDALWLVDGEVTKAKRLRPWVGLGWGTADTIIELPAGAAEDVEPGDIVEVVE; the protein is encoded by the coding sequence GTGCGAGTGATCCACCGGTCCGCGGCCATCGACCCGGAGAACGAGGCGCCGTCGGCGCCGCGCGAGCACGTCCTCGCGACGGACGTCGACGTGGCCGATTCGTTCGGGTCGCAGGCGCGCGGGCTGATGTTCCGTCGGTCGGTTCCCGACGACTACGCGCTCGTGTTCCCGTTCGAGGAGGCCGACTCGCGGAGCCTCCACATGCTGTTCGTCCCGTTCGCCATCGACGCGCTCTGGCTCGTCGACGGCGAGGTGACGAAGGCGAAGCGCCTCCGGCCGTGGGTCGGGCTCGGCTGGGGCACCGCGGACACGATCATCGAGCTGCCGGCCGGCGCCGCGGAGGACGTGGAGCCCGGGGACATCGTCGAGGTCGTCGAATAG
- a CDS encoding rubrerythrin-like domain-containing protein: MRPDPYHTGTVRVFECRTCSARIEAEHSPSACPECGGDLQDISVPRE; encoded by the coding sequence ATGCGTCCGGACCCATACCACACCGGGACGGTGCGCGTCTTCGAGTGCCGGACGTGCTCGGCGCGCATCGAGGCGGAGCACAGCCCGAGCGCCTGTCCAGAGTGCGGCGGCGACCTGCAGGACATCAGCGTCCCGCGGGAGTGA
- a CDS encoding DUF7097 family protein: MERTPDGTPVGVDDPYEFAGRCDHLTGDGRCRFALERAGDDREFAAERRRVDYACVAADEDADWRDCPHYRSTTDAKACARCGLEEVRIAHDDRRPLVEEHHLSYGAGAAEGGRADGPERSPDSESNRSLSHEITVGLCRWCHTKVHKSFARVDDDASPDPEAVAERESRRGDELGELGFSSASERYGDDRRGDE, translated from the coding sequence ATGGAGCGGACGCCAGACGGGACGCCGGTCGGCGTCGACGACCCCTACGAGTTCGCCGGCCGGTGTGACCACCTGACGGGCGACGGTCGCTGTCGCTTCGCGCTCGAACGCGCCGGCGACGACCGCGAGTTCGCGGCCGAGCGGCGCCGCGTCGACTATGCCTGCGTCGCCGCCGACGAGGACGCCGACTGGCGCGACTGCCCGCACTACCGGTCGACGACCGACGCGAAGGCGTGCGCGCGGTGTGGGCTGGAGGAGGTCCGGATCGCCCACGACGACCGCCGCCCACTCGTCGAGGAGCACCACCTCTCGTACGGGGCGGGCGCGGCGGAGGGAGGACGCGCGGATGGACCGGAGCGATCGCCGGACAGCGAGTCGAATCGGAGCCTGTCCCACGAGATCACGGTGGGGTTGTGCCGGTGGTGTCACACGAAGGTGCACAAGTCGTTCGCCCGCGTCGACGACGACGCGAGTCCCGACCCGGAGGCGGTCGCCGAACGCGAGAGCCGCCGCGGCGACGAACTCGGCGAACTGGGCTTCTCGTCCGCCAGCGAACGCTACGGCGACGACCGCCGGGGCGACGAGTGA
- a CDS encoding GMP synthase subunit A, giving the protein MSEPRIVVIDNHGQFTHLEGRALRDVGVDTEILDNDTDPDDIGADGIVLSGGPSIDRVGRCSDYLDLGVPVLGICLGLQFIAEELDGRVEPGDYGGYADVDVRIRDDDDPLVGSLAPETRTWASHADEVVEAPDGFAVTADSDVCGVEAMSDTDRDLYGVQWHPEVSHTERGQEVFENFAEICR; this is encoded by the coding sequence ATGAGCGAGCCGCGCATCGTGGTCATCGACAACCACGGACAGTTCACACACCTCGAGGGCCGGGCGCTTCGCGACGTGGGCGTCGACACCGAGATCCTCGACAACGACACCGACCCCGACGACATCGGCGCCGACGGGATCGTCCTCTCGGGCGGCCCGAGCATCGACCGCGTCGGCCGCTGTTCCGACTACCTCGACCTGGGCGTGCCCGTGCTCGGCATCTGTCTGGGCCTGCAGTTCATCGCCGAGGAACTTGACGGCCGCGTCGAGCCCGGCGACTACGGCGGCTACGCCGACGTCGACGTACGGATCCGCGACGACGACGACCCGCTGGTCGGGTCGCTGGCGCCCGAGACGCGCACGTGGGCCAGCCACGCCGACGAGGTCGTCGAGGCGCCCGACGGGTTCGCCGTCACCGCCGACAGCGACGTGTGCGGCGTCGAGGCGATGTCCGACACCGACCGCGACCTGTACGGCGTCCAGTGGCACCCCGAGGTGAGCCACACCGAGCGGGGACAGGAGGTCTTCGAGAACTTCGCCGAGATCTGTCGGTAG
- a CDS encoding DUF2070 family protein — protein sequence MTATQSNLAGLSRFIFRAPSWYTSVAFALLLAAVAGVGAFERPETSVVWRGVLFVGRDAWEGVFFIGIPTVVAGLGTAWVDRLVGGKLTPNRSSLLALVCEVVIVAFLAVGGLVAYLTPLSQRFVFDVLVVALASVFAIRLLVIMAVSRSSLPVAAVPASIQTLTAAVLLFVYSGTLRLLEVGGPLLDTFLMPYLSRPQEAPPALSAISPDHFLVLGLTCALYAGAVWTFLYVVDRPWRNTLGVSVLDFLQGFIGHVAEGSRELEDFFEQLGEEAVVPVTVLSLRTPDGEEKARWVLPMIHPGPMGEIGGGNLPVRIAAATDGVAFPPHATAGHDFNLVTEREVDTVVEAADRAYDRLTYSPEATESVRATAGEASILGQGFDDDALLVSTFAPGFADDVEYAVGLSTAAEARTEGLDDVLLVDAHNSNNGLDGPDLGHVTPGSTRSFDMIQAARRVGERLAVAPRGDLSAGVAWERTDWVPEEGIGPLGVRAMVTEVDGGAEAANADPQTTAYVLVDGNNMEPGLRGHLVDAVVDAVDADEAEVMTTDTHIVNTVEADNQVGAAIDRDALTDVVVDVARQAAADAEPVESGMATEHAEVTVFGNDRTESLASHANAAVSMGGALAAAVILASLAISVLLFFVTGA from the coding sequence ATGACTGCGACCCAGAGCAACCTCGCCGGCCTCTCGCGGTTCATCTTCCGCGCGCCGTCGTGGTACACGTCGGTCGCGTTCGCCCTCCTGTTGGCGGCCGTCGCGGGCGTCGGCGCCTTCGAGCGCCCGGAGACGTCCGTCGTCTGGCGCGGCGTGCTGTTCGTCGGTCGCGACGCCTGGGAGGGCGTGTTCTTCATCGGCATCCCGACGGTCGTCGCCGGGCTCGGCACCGCGTGGGTCGACCGGCTCGTCGGCGGGAAGCTCACGCCGAACCGCTCGTCCCTGCTCGCGCTGGTGTGTGAGGTCGTCATCGTCGCCTTCCTCGCGGTGGGGGGGCTCGTGGCGTACCTGACCCCGCTGTCCCAGCGGTTCGTCTTCGACGTGCTCGTCGTCGCGTTGGCGTCGGTGTTCGCCATCCGCCTGCTCGTGATCATGGCGGTCTCGCGGTCGTCGCTCCCGGTCGCGGCGGTGCCCGCGAGCATCCAGACGCTGACCGCCGCGGTCCTGCTGTTCGTCTACAGCGGCACGCTCCGCCTCCTCGAGGTCGGCGGGCCGCTGCTCGACACGTTCCTCATGCCGTACCTCTCGCGGCCCCAGGAGGCGCCGCCGGCGCTGTCGGCGATCAGCCCGGACCACTTCCTCGTGCTCGGGCTCACCTGCGCGCTGTATGCGGGCGCGGTGTGGACCTTCCTCTACGTCGTCGACCGCCCATGGCGCAACACGCTCGGCGTCTCGGTGCTCGACTTCCTCCAGGGGTTCATCGGTCACGTCGCCGAGGGGTCCCGCGAGTTGGAGGACTTCTTCGAGCAGCTGGGCGAGGAGGCGGTCGTCCCCGTGACGGTCCTCTCGCTGCGGACGCCCGACGGCGAGGAGAAGGCCCGCTGGGTGCTCCCGATGATCCACCCCGGGCCGATGGGCGAGATCGGCGGCGGCAACCTCCCCGTCCGCATCGCCGCCGCGACCGACGGCGTCGCGTTCCCGCCGCACGCGACCGCCGGACACGACTTCAACCTCGTCACCGAACGCGAGGTCGACACCGTCGTCGAGGCGGCCGACCGCGCGTACGACCGGCTCACCTACTCCCCGGAGGCGACCGAGAGCGTCCGCGCGACCGCCGGCGAGGCGTCGATCCTGGGGCAGGGGTTCGACGACGACGCCCTGCTCGTGTCGACGTTCGCACCCGGCTTCGCCGACGACGTGGAGTACGCCGTCGGGCTGTCGACGGCCGCCGAGGCGCGCACCGAGGGGCTGGACGACGTGCTGCTCGTCGACGCCCACAACTCCAACAACGGCCTCGACGGCCCGGACCTGGGCCACGTCACCCCCGGGTCGACGCGCTCGTTCGACATGATACAGGCGGCCCGCCGTGTCGGCGAGCGCCTCGCGGTCGCGCCCCGTGGCGACCTCTCGGCGGGCGTCGCCTGGGAGCGCACGGACTGGGTCCCCGAGGAGGGGATCGGCCCGCTCGGCGTCCGCGCGATGGTGACGGAGGTCGACGGCGGCGCCGAGGCCGCCAACGCCGACCCGCAGACGACCGCGTACGTGCTCGTCGACGGCAACAACATGGAGCCCGGACTGCGCGGACACCTCGTCGACGCCGTCGTCGACGCCGTCGACGCCGACGAGGCGGAGGTGATGACGACCGACACGCACATCGTCAACACCGTCGAGGCGGACAACCAGGTCGGCGCGGCCATCGACCGCGACGCGCTCACGGACGTGGTCGTCGACGTGGCCCGGCAGGCGGCCGCCGACGCCGAACCCGTCGAGTCCGGCATGGCGACCGAACACGCGGAGGTGACGGTGTTCGGTAACGACCGCACCGAGTCGCTCGCGAGCCACGCCAACGCCGCCGTCTCGATGGGCGGCGCCCTCGCGGCGGCGGTCATCCTCGCGTCGCTGGCGATCTCGGTGCTGCTGTTCTTCGTGACGGGCGCGTAA
- a CDS encoding methyl-accepting chemotaxis protein produces MATTESDDVGDIEVDIDDAIDADAEEMNEDAADALTGLQAASQQVAVSTTEIAGLADEQSEDMRTVSDEMTNLSAAIEEVASSAEQVAAAADDAEAAAERGEESAEEAMNAIRAVADAAESMTEGIERIGSRIEDIDEFVDVIDDIAEQTNLLALNANIEAARAGAEGDGFAVVANEVKNLAEDSQEEAEAVEETVDEIKAEMNEVVDEIEGSNERIDEGVSQTAEAMDHLGEIADTVSEASAGVSEVARATDEQAASAEEVSAMVEDAAGDADEIAAEADEIAAAVEEQTNEIGSVVETLRD; encoded by the coding sequence ATGGCAACCACCGAGTCAGACGACGTGGGCGACATCGAGGTCGACATCGACGACGCGATCGACGCGGACGCCGAGGAGATGAACGAGGACGCAGCCGACGCGCTCACCGGGCTGCAGGCCGCCTCCCAGCAGGTCGCGGTGTCGACGACGGAGATCGCCGGACTGGCCGACGAGCAGTCCGAGGACATGCGGACCGTGAGCGACGAGATGACGAACCTCTCGGCGGCCATCGAGGAGGTCGCCTCCTCGGCCGAGCAGGTCGCCGCGGCGGCCGACGACGCCGAAGCGGCCGCCGAACGGGGCGAGGAGTCCGCCGAGGAGGCGATGAACGCGATCCGCGCGGTCGCCGACGCGGCCGAGTCGATGACCGAGGGGATCGAGCGGATCGGCAGCCGGATCGAGGACATCGACGAGTTCGTGGACGTGATCGACGACATCGCCGAGCAGACGAACCTGCTGGCGCTCAACGCCAACATCGAGGCCGCCCGCGCCGGCGCCGAGGGCGACGGCTTCGCCGTCGTCGCCAACGAGGTGAAGAACCTCGCCGAGGACTCACAGGAGGAGGCCGAGGCCGTCGAGGAGACCGTCGACGAGATCAAAGCCGAGATGAACGAGGTCGTCGACGAGATCGAGGGGAGCAACGAGCGCATCGACGAGGGCGTGTCCCAGACCGCCGAGGCGATGGACCACCTCGGGGAGATCGCCGACACCGTCTCGGAGGCGTCCGCGGGGGTCAGCGAGGTCGCTCGCGCGACCGACGAACAAGCGGCCTCCGCCGAGGAGGTGTCCGCGATGGTCGAGGACGCCGCCGGGGACGCCGACGAGATCGCCGCCGAGGCCGACGAAATCGCCGCCGCCGTCGAGGAGCAGACCAACGAGATCGGCTCGGTCGTCGAGACGCTGCGCGACTGA
- a CDS encoding HAD family hydrolase: MTAVSFALFDTLVEADLPSDPAAAVGDELRARGVDVPDDWADAYGETHVDAPAGAEVPLPAHVSRALASRGVDAPGNAARRAVVAAFDPAVRTRTGAVDAVERAREDGPVGLLANCAVPELVGRVLVRSDLARNDFNAVVTSVACGWRKPDRRAFERVAGALGGKVSELTHVGCDGAVDGAVADIGGRYRDAADWFPADRDP, from the coding sequence GTGACCGCCGTCTCGTTCGCGCTGTTCGACACGCTCGTCGAGGCCGACCTCCCGTCGGACCCGGCGGCGGCCGTCGGCGACGAATTGCGAGCCCGCGGCGTCGATGTCCCCGACGACTGGGCCGACGCCTACGGCGAGACCCACGTCGACGCCCCCGCGGGCGCGGAGGTTCCGCTCCCGGCGCACGTGAGCCGGGCGCTCGCGTCCCGCGGCGTCGACGCCCCCGGCAACGCCGCCCGACGGGCCGTCGTCGCCGCCTTCGACCCGGCGGTCCGAACCCGCACGGGGGCGGTCGACGCGGTCGAACGCGCGCGCGAGGACGGACCGGTCGGGCTGCTCGCGAACTGCGCGGTGCCCGAGCTGGTCGGCCGCGTGCTCGTGCGGTCGGACCTCGCGCGCAACGACTTCAACGCCGTCGTGACGAGCGTCGCCTGCGGGTGGCGCAAGCCTGACCGGCGGGCGTTCGAGCGCGTCGCCGGCGCGCTGGGGGGCAAAGTCTCGGAGCTTACGCACGTCGGCTGCGACGGGGCGGTCGACGGCGCCGTCGCCGACATCGGCGGGCGCTATCGCGACGCCGCCGACTGGTTCCCGGCCGATCGTGACCCGTGA